A genomic window from Henningerozyma blattae CBS 6284 chromosome 3, complete genome includes:
- the NSR1 gene encoding Nsr1p (similar to Saccharomyces cerevisiae NSR1 (YGR159C); ancestral locus Anc_4.61) codes for MAKSSQKKESKKDLKVKKQEKIESPVASESDASSDSSSDSSSSSESSDESDKEEKEEKKEEKKDESSSDSDSSSDSSSDNSSDESDKEEEKKAESSSDSSSSSDSDSDSSDDEEEEKKDAKSSDESSSSSEEEKSDKKRKADDEESSESKKQKPDESEEPATIFVGRLSWSIDDEWLKTEFEPIGGVLSARVIYEKGTDRSRGYGYVDFKNKTFAEKAIKEMQGKEIDGRPINCDMSTSKPASNGGDRAKKFGDTPSEPSETLFLGNLSFDADRDNIYEVFSKYGEIISVRIPTHPETEQPKGFGYVQYGDVESAKKALDALQGEYINNRPVRLDFSTPRPQNDRGNFGGRGGRGGRGGRGGRGGRGGFGGRNFRDSASGANSAPLGRARNVAHFEGTKKTFD; via the coding sequence ATGGCTAAATCATCCCAAAAGAAAGAATCTAAGAAAGATCTAAAAGTAAAGAAGCAAGAAAAGATTGAATCCCCTGTGGCTTCTGAATCAGATGCCTCTTCtgattcttcttctgattcttcttcttcttctgaaTCATCTGATGAATCTgacaaagaagaaaaggaagaaaagaaggaagaaaagaaagacGAGTCCTCTTCTGATTCTGATTCCTCCTCTGATTCCTCCTCTGACAACTCTTCTGATGAATCTGACaaggaagaagaaaagaaggCTGAATCCTCATCTGACTCAAGCTCTTCCTCAGACTCAGACTCAGACTCttctgatgatgaagaagaagaaaagaaagatgCCAAGTCTTCTGACgaatcttcatcttcttccgaagaagaaaaatctGACAAGAAACGTAAAGCTGACGATGAAGAATCCTCTGAATCCAAGAAACAAAAACCTGATGAATCTGAAGAACCTGCTACTATTTTCGTTGGCCGTTTATCCTGGTCTATTGATGACGAATGGTTAAAGACTGAATTCGAACCTATTGGTGGTGTTTTGAGTGCTAGAGTTATTTACGAAAAGGGTACTGACAGATCTCGTGGTTACGGTTACGttgatttcaaaaataaaacttttgCTGAAAAAGCTATTAAGGAAATGCAAGGTAAGGAAATTGATGGTAGACCAATTAACTGTGATATGTCTACTTCTAAGCCAGCTAGTAACGGTGGTGATCGTGCTAAAAAATTCGGTGACACCCCATCTGAACCATCTGAAACTTTGTTCTTAGGTAACTTATCTTTTGATGCTGATAGAGACAATATTTACGAAGTTTTCAGCAAATATGGTGAAATCATATCTGTCCGTATTCCAACCCATCCAGAAACTGAACAACCAAAGGGTTTCGGTTACGTTCAATATGGTGATGTTGAAAGTGCTAAGAAAGCTTTAGATGCCTTACAAGGTGAAtacattaataatagacCAGTCAGACTAGATTTCTCCACTCCAAGACCACAAAATGACAGAGGTAACTTTGGTGGTCGTGGTGGTCGTGGTGGTCGTGGTGGTAGAGGTGGCAGAGGTGGCCGTGGTGGCTTCGGTGGTAGAAACTTCAGAGACTCTGCATCTGGTGCTAACTCTGCTCCATTAGGTAGAGCCAGAAACGTTGCCCATTTTGAAGGTACAAAGAAAACTTTCGATTAA
- the TBLA0C04370 gene encoding uncharacterized protein (ancestral locus Anc_4.60), giving the protein MFNSNTLSSWILFIVLLGNSFAQSNITTTTNDYTPSIITPTSATTSTANVSTAISSANFWVTTTVTDILNTVTITDTLNTVTHTTTEFRTKTSYATVHIYGNTETTTVVVTDHTMATSFSIYTIFTSHITATSTETKYTNATTTVTNTDYITTGTTTEKQTVIDTIKTTDIDSVTTTMTLTSTNLVTSTYETTKTFPVTVTSVITNTDYSGTGTMLTTSTFVVTSTSNYTVTSVDSQTSLVTQTITATTLETDTIDVTNTVQVASSTSMATSTATVTATETKHITNPGIVNSTETITFVTSYTTEISTIETIPTTITKNGSSITSTILTTHSIPTTIVSTETSVNVIESTLPVISTILTSQTTLVTLTSVYEQTNTKEITITTTFPITKTIEETVTVNGSPTTSTILTTETVQTTQVITETSVESITTIIPVTSTIPVTHDVTSTHVESQTSIVTMTDGSGNGAGNGSDGSNNGSDGSNNGSGNGAGNGSDGSNNGSDGSNNGSDGSNNGSDGSNNGSDGSNNGSDGSNNGSGNGAGNGSDGSNNGSGNGAGNGSDGSNNGSGNGSDGPNGSIDGINGSGSNGSDNGSGSNNGSNGGANGSGSNNGSNGGANGSGSDGSNNGSNGSANGSGSNNGSNGGANGSGSDGSNNGSNGGANGSGSNNGANGGANDSDSSNNGSNGGSNGSGSNNGSGHSNSGNGQTENGSVSPSETENSSTIPSVSATSPSGTVAVQSAEGAAASLNISWFMLIIPILTFFF; this is encoded by the coding sequence ATGTTTAACTCAAACACATTATCTTCATGGATTCTATTCATAGTATTACTCGGCAATTCATTTGCTCAAAGTAATATCACCACTACTACTAACGATTACACACCTAGTATCATCACACCTACTTCTGCTACCACTTCTACCGCCAATGTCTCAACTGCTATTTCATCCGCAAATTTTTGGGTTACAACCACTGTTactgatattttaaacacTGTCACCATTACTGATACTTTAAACACTGTCACTCATACAACCACTGAATTCAGGACAAAGACAAGTTATGCCACTGTTCATATCTACGGTAACACTGAAACCACCACTGTTGTCGTTACTGATCACACTATGGCTACTTCGTTCTCAATCTACACAATTTTCACTTCTCATATAACCGCTACTAGTACCGAAACTAAATATACAAACGCTACTACTACCGTCACAAACACAGACTATATCACCACAGGTACAACCACTGAAAAGCAAACTGTTATTGACACCATTAAGACAACTGATATCGATTCCGTTACAACCACAATGACTTTAACCTCAACCAATTTGGTCACATCCACTTATGAGACTACAAAAACTTTCCCAGTGACAGTCACATCTGTTATTACAAACACTGACTACAGTGGTACTGGTACCATGCTCACTACAAGCACTTTCGTTGTCACCTCTACTAGTAATTATACTGTCACCTCTGTAGATTCTCAAACTTCTCTAGTCACTCAGACAATCACTGCTACCACTTTAGAAACTGATACAATTGATGTCACAAATACAGTTCAAGTTGCTTCCTCCACTTCCATGGCTACTTCCACCGCTACTGTCACCGCTACTGAAACTAAACATATCACAAACCCTGGAATTGTTAATTCCACTGAAACAATAACCTTTGTCACTTCTTACACTACCGAGATCTCTACTATCGAAACTATTCCAACTACAATCACTAAAAACGGTTCTTCTATCACTTCTACCATTTTAACTACTCATTCTATTCCAACTACAATTGTCTCCACTGAAACTTCTGTAAATGTTATTGAATCTACATTACCAGTCATCTCCACCATCCTCACTTCTCAAACTACTTTAGTCACTCTAACTTCAGTGTATGAACAAACAAATACTAAAGaaattactattactactaCTTTCCCAATTACCAAGACTATTGAAGAAACTGTCACTGTTAACGGATCTCCAACTACTTCTACAATCTTAACTACTGAAACCGTCCAAACTACTCAAGTTATCACTGAAACTTCAGTAGAAAGTATTACCACTATTATTCCAGTCACTTCTACCATTCCAGTGACTCATGATGTTACTAGTACTCATGTCGAATCACAAACAAGTATTGTTACTATGACAGATGGTTCTGGAAATGGTGCTGGTAACGGCTCTGATGGTTCCAACAATGGTTCTGATGGTTCCAACAACGGTTCTGGAAATGGTGCTGGTAACGGTTCTGATGGTTCCAACAATGGTTCTGATGGTTCCAACAATGGTTCTGATGGTTCCAACAATGGTTCTGATGGTTCCAACAATGGTTCTGATGGTTCCAACAATGGTTCTGATGGTTCCAACAACGGTTCTGGAAATGGTGCTGGTAACGGCTCTGATGGTTCCAACAACGGTTCTGGAAATGGTGCTGGTAACGGCTCTGATGGTTCCAACAACGGTTCTGGAAATGGTTCTGATGGCCCCAACGGCAGTATTGATGGTATTAACGGCTCTGGCTCTAATGGTTCTGACAACGGTTCTGGTTCTAACAACGGTTCCAACGGTGGTGCTAACGGGTCTGGTTCCAACAACGGTTCCAACGGTGGTGCCAACGGCTCTGGCTCTGACGGTTCTAACAACGGTTCCAACGGTAGTGCTAACGGGTCTGGTTCCAACAACGGTTCCAACGGTGGTGCCAACGGCTCTGGCTCTGACGGTTCTAACAACGGTTCCAACGGTGGTGCTAACGGGTCTGGTTCTAACAACGGTGCCAATGGTGGTGCCAACGACTCTGATAGCTCTAACAATGGCTCCAATGGTGGTTCCAATGGTTCTGGTTCCAACAATGGCTCCGGCCATTCTAACTCAGGTAATGGACAAACTGAAAATGGTTCAGTTTCTCCAAGCGAAACTGAGAACTCATCAACTATACCTTCTGTCTCAGCTACCTCTCCATCCGGAACAGTTGCTGTCCAAAGTGCTGAAGGTGCTGCTGCATCATTGAACATATCTTGGTTCATGCTAATAATCCCAATTTTAACcttcttcttttga
- the TBLA0C04390 gene encoding uncharacterized protein (similar to Saccharomyces cerevisiae TIF4632 (YGL049C) and TIF4631 (YGR162W); ancestral locus Anc_4.56) — protein sequence MTDNKDQDNPPSKTSVQTDDTNDSNSTDHNVQSNDNGQVLKQHYLQQQQQYQMQMQMQNVMQNVMQQQQQQQYNQDYNNSGRINRYNNNSAYSSSNNNYNNNSNYNNNNYNNSNNNYNNSNRSGYRNNQHRNNNNSNSNNNSNRYGNNSRLNNSNNSNNSNSSNNNNNNNNNNNNKYMNNNNGQRYQNNGYNNNSNNNNSHDHHHNNNNNRSNNNQMYRSYRSNVYNGNNNEMTPNVQWGNYYGFAPMYYMPTTVMNPMAAAAAAAAASSGQMPTHLNMNDMNEMSSNSNSNNTSNGGSSNGSNINLSNSNNSNNNNQTDLQSPGRTSPPHHMPTKKIEITTKSGEHLDLKAMHSQHVNSKLDNNSKVQHDDSTTLSKTNTNNDNANDLKLQTTISNSKPSTENESIDSKHQPSSDAKIDTKEDATELVEDIMKENKEDIATRTRKTFLEQARLRKAELERKRKNDMPKSSSVEETKKENGRKSDDTTVAMTNDAPETISSSANNEVTATSNTEGKIMQQETTNDKIDIQEESNVDEDKIDKSKDIEKKTLSFMEKIKLKKQKEKENEEKSKTTQSIPTNDPTPKTVENVNTLQEVKQEDINTAAAKTEPRSDNEILKEPLLSKVNTNTKKEVRIEEPEKYGENDGTENNGTILAVDTTGKDEDTEKIDISENKLPSGYITFTALLDKLKSAKPIDDIYTFKYPSGIENPACDYKREHIKYSYGPAFLLQFEDKVKVVADPEWVANVRSKIVITDNMMMNRSRSSRDTGRYNSANSNAPPTMGSRLNSVNEFRNSSMRNDGRSNSRASSRRNTRRMDERKSNRGYTSRRDRERNAERQYTQQQQQHSFEQKESEEPKVEVAPLVASANRWVPKSRMKKVEKKLAPDGVTELLSKKEAERNMKSLLNKLTLEKFEKLSGDILNIANQSKWEENGETLSVVIEEVFHKACDEPHWSSMYAQLCGKLVKDINTDIVDEKTPGKKGPKLVLHYLVARCHEEFEKGWSDKLPTNPDGTPLAPEMMSDEYYQVAAAKRRGLGLVRFIGFLYRSNLLSGKMMFECFRRLMKDLTDTPTEETLESVIELLTTVGEQFETDSFTAGSGILEGSVLLDSLFVLIGKIIDKEELSSRIIFKLVDIKELREEKNWNNEKKNDGPKTIQQIHEEDEKQRRLKNASISKNSSRRMNSSVSNRNASGMNSNRNHSSMPHNNKHGSSRRDGPQTSRDNFITTARSTSQGRNTQKAAPPTKEKPKKVPTKKNMFAALMDDDDDDDEEDE from the coding sequence atGACAGATAATAAAGATCAAGATAACCCTCCGTCTAAAACTTCTGTTCAAACAGACGATACCAATGATTCGAATTCCACAGATCATAATGTACAATCAAATGATAATGGACAGGTTCTGAAACAACATTACCTTcagcaacaacagcagtaccaaatgcaaatgcagATGCAAAACGTTATGCAGAATGTAATGCAACAACAgcagcaacaacaatatAATCAGGACTATAATAACAGTGGTCGTATTAATCggtataataataacagtgCCTATAGTAgctctaataataattacaacaataattcgaattacaacaacaacaattataataattctaataataactataataattccaataGAAGTGGTTATAGAAATAATCAACATagaaacaataataattccaattcaaataacaaCAGTAATAGATATGGGAACAATTCTAGGTtgaataatagtaataattctaataattctaattctagtaataataacaacaacaacaataataataacaataacaagTATATGAATAACAATAACGGCCAGAGATATCAGAATAATGGGTATAACAAtaacagcaacaacaacaattcaCATGATCACCATcataacaacaataataaccgttcaaataataaccaGATGTATAGATCTTATAGGTCAAATGTttataatggtaataataatgaaatgaCACCAAATGTTCAATGGGGTAATTATTATGGTTTTGCTCCAATGTATTATATGCCAACCACTGTGATGAATCCAAtggcagcagcagcagcagcagccGCAGCATCATCAGGTCAAATGCCGACtcatttaaatatgaatGATATGAATGAAATGAGTTCAAATTCGAATTCAAATAACACTTCAAATGGTGGTTCGTCTAATGGCTCAAATATTAACCTGtctaatagtaataattcaaacaataataatcaaactGATCTACAATCACCTGGTCGAACATCTCCACCTCATCATATGCCGacaaagaaaattgaaatcacTACAAAATCTGGTGAACATTTAGATTTGAAAGCAATGCATTCACAACATGTAAATTCTAAATTGGATAATAACTCAAAAGTTCAACATGATGATAGCACTACATTATCAAAaactaatacaaataatgaCAATGCAAACGATTTAAAACTACAAACTAcaatttctaattcaaaGCCAAGTACAGAGAATGAATCTATCGACTCCAAACATCAGCCATCCTCTGATGCCAAAATAGATACAAAAGAGGATGCTACTGAACTTGTGGAAGATATTatgaaagaaaataaagaagatattGCTACAAGAACAAGAAAGACATTTTTAGAACAGGCTAGATTACGTAAAGCTGAATTAGAaagaaagagaaagaaTGATATGCCAAAATCATCCTCTGTTGAAGAAaccaaaaaagaaaatggtCGTAAATCTGATGATACAACAGTGGCAATGACTAACGATGCTCCAGAAACCATTAGCTCTTCAGCCAATAACGAAGTTACCGCTACTTCAAATACTGAAGGAAAAATAATGCAACAAGAAACGactaatgataaaattgatattcaAGAAGAATCTAACGTAGATGAAGATAAAATCGATAAATCTAAGgacattgaaaaaaaaacattgaGTTTTATggaaaagataaaattaaagaaacaaaaagaaaaagaaaatgaagaaaaatcgAAAACAACACAATCAATTCCAACCAATGATCCAACTCCAAAGACAGTTGAAAATGTAAATACCTTGCAAGAAGTTAAACAAGAAGATATAAATACTGCTGCTGCTAAAACTGAACCCCGTTCAGATAAcgaaattttaaaagaaccTTTATTATCTAAAGTTAATACAAACACTAAAAAAGAAGTCCGTATTGAAGAACCAGAAAAATATGGAGAGAATGATGGTACAGAAAATAATGGTACTATTTTAGCAGTAGATACAACCGGAAAAGATGAAGATACTGAAAAGATTGATATATCTGAAAATAAGCTGCCTTCAGGTTATATAACTTTCACTGCTTTACTTGACAAATTAAAGTCTGCTAAGCCAATTGATGATATCtatacttttaaatatcCATCAGGAATAGAAAATCCTGCATGTGATTATAAGAGAGAacatattaaatattcttatGGCCCTGCATTTTTGCTACAATTTGAAGATAAAGTCAAAGTTGTTGCTGATCCTGAGTGGGTTGCTAATGTTAGATctaaaattgttattacAGATaatatgatgatgaataGAAGTAGATCCTCAAGAGATACTGGTAGATATAATTCAGCTAATAGCAATGCTCCACCTACGATGGGTAGCCGTTTAAATAGCGTTAATGAATTTAGAAATTCTTCTATGAGAAATGATGGCAGATCTAACTCTCGAGCATCATCAAGGAGAAACACAAGGAGAATGGATGAGAGAAAATCTAATAGAGGCTATACTTCTAGAAGAGATCGTGAAAGAAACGCTGAAAGACAATATAcacaacaacagcaacaacatTCCTTTGAACAAAAAGAATCAGAAGAACCAAAGGTTGAAGTGGCTCCTTTAGTTGCATCCGCTAATAGATGGGTTCCAAAGTCTAGAATGAAGAAAGTAGAGAAGAAATTGGCTCCAGATGGTGTTActgaattattatccaaAAAGGAAGCAGAAAGAAATATGAAGTCAttgttaaataaattaacttTGGAAAAATTCGAAAAACTTTCTGgagatattttaaatattgcCAATCAATCTAAATGGGAGGAGAATGGTGAAACTTTATCTGTTGTCATTGAGGAAGTATTCCACAAAGCATGTGATGAACCTCACTGGTCTTCAATGTACGCTCAATTGTGTGGTAAGTTAGTCAAAGATATAAATACAGATATTGTTGATGAAAAGACACCGGGAAAGAAGGGACCTAAATTAGTTTTACATTACTTAGTTGCCAGATGTCATGaggaatttgaaaaaggtTGGTCAGACAAGTTACCCACTAATCCAGATGGTACTCCATTAGCCCCAGAAATGATGTCAGATGAATATTACCAAGTTGCAGCTGCTAAGAGAAGAGGTCTAGGTTTGGTACGTTTCATTGGTTTCTTGTATCGTTCTAATTTGTTATCGGGCAAAATGATGTTCGAATGTTTCAGAAGACTAATGAAAGATTTGACAGACACTCCAACTGAAGAGACTTTAGAATCAGtcattgaattattaacaaCAGTTGGTGAACAATTCGAGACCGATAGTTTTACAGCTGGTTCTGGAATTCTTGAAGGTTCTGTATTGCTGGATAGTTTATTCGTTTTGATTGGAAAGATTATTGATAAAGAGGAATTATCATCtagaataatatttaaattagttGATATCAAAGAGTTaagagaagaaaagaattggaataatgaaaagaaaaacgaTGGCCCAAAGACTATTCAACAAATTcatgaagaagatgaaaaacAACGTAGATTGAAGAATGCAAGCATATCGAAAAATTCTTCCAGACGTATGAACTCAAGCGTAAGTAATAGAAATGCATCGGGAATGAATAGTAATAGAAACCACTCTAGTATGCctcataataataagcaCGGCAGTTCAAGAAGAGATGGACCACAAACATCTAgagataattttataacTACAGCAAGATCCACTTCTCAAGGTCGTAATACTCAAAAAGCTGCTCCACCTACAAAGgaaaaaccaaaaaagGTTCCAACTAAAAAGAATATGTTTGCAGCATTAATGGATGACGATGACGATGACGATGAAGAGGATGAATGA
- the MET17 gene encoding bifunctional cysteine synthase/O-acetylhomoserine aminocarboxypropyltransferase MET17 (similar to Saccharomyces cerevisiae MET17 (YLR303W); ancestral locus Anc_4.53) has translation MPSHFDTIQLHAGQENAFEHASGPRAVPIYATTSYVFDDSKYGAEIFGLEKPGFIYSRIMNPTNDVLERRLAALEGGAAALAVASGQAAQTLAITGLAHSGDNIVSTSFLYGGTYNQFKVAFKRLGIEARFVEGDAPEDFEKLFDEKTKAVYLETIGNPKYNVPDFDKIVAVAHKHGIPVVVDNTFGAGGFFCQPIKYGADIVTHSATKWIGGHGTTIAGAIIDSGKFPWKEYPEKFPQFSKPSEGYHGMIFNEAMGNLAFIGHVRTELLRDLGPCMSPFASFLLLQGVETLSLRAERQGENTLALAKWLEKSAYVSWVSYPGLVSHSHHENAKKYLRNGFGGVLSFGVKDLPGAAEEKDPFKAAGAQAVDNLKLASNLANVGDSKTLVIAPYFTTHQQLSDEEKLASGVTKDLIRVSVGTEFIDDIIADFQQSFEKIFNGVPPK, from the coding sequence ATGCCATCTCACTTTGATACCATTCAATTGCATGCTGGCCAAGAAAATGCTTTTGAACATGCCAGTGGTCCAAGAGCTGTCCCAATTTATGCCACAACTTCTTATGTTTTCGATGATTCCAAATATGGTGCTGAAATTTTTGGTCTTGAAAAGCCAGGTTTCATTTACTCTCGTATTATGAACCCAACCAATGATGTCTTGGAAAGAAGATTAGCAGCATTGGAAGGCGGTGCTGCTGCTTTAGCAGTAGCCTCTGGCCAAGCTGCCCAAACTTTGGCTATTACTGGTTTGGCTCACTCCGGTGACAATATCGTTTCTACTAGTTTCTTATATGGTGGTACTTATAATCAATTTAAAGTTGCTTTCAAGAGATTAGGAATTGAAGCTAGATTTGTGGAAGGTGATGCCCCAGAAGACTtcgaaaaattatttgatgaaaaaaCTAAAGCCGTCTATCTAGAAACCATCGGTAACCCAAAATATAATGTCCCAGATTTTGACAAAATTGTTGCCGTTGCTCATAAGCATGGTATTCCAGTTGTTGTTGACAACACTTTTGGTGCAGGTGGGTTCTTCTGTCAGCCAATTAAATACGGTGCTGATATTGTTACACACTCTGCTACCAAATGGATTGGTGGTCATGGTACTACCATTGCAGGTGCTATTATTGATTCTGGTAAATTCCCATGGAAAGAATACCCAGAAAAATTCCCACAATTTTCTAAACCTTCTGAAGGTTACCATGGTATGATCTTTAATGAAGCTATGGGTAACTTGGCTTTCATTGGTCATGTCAGAACTGAATTGTTGAGAGATTTGGGTCCATGTATGTCTCCATTTGCTTCTTTCTTATTGTTGCAAGGTGTGGAAACTCTATCCTTAAGAGCAGAAAGACAAGGTGAAAACACTTTGGCTTTAGCTAAATGGCTAGAAAAGTCTGCATATGTTTCATGGGTATCTTATCCAGGTTTAGTTTCGCATTCTCACCACGAAAATGccaagaaatatttaagaaatgGTTTTGGTGGTGTCTTGTCCTTTGGTGTTAAAGATTTACCAGGTGCTGCTGAAGAAAAAGATCCATTCAAAGCTGCTGGTGCTCAAGCAGTTGacaatttgaaattagCATCTAACTTGGCCAACGTTGGTGACTCTAAGACTTTAGTCATCGCTCCGTACTTTACTACTCATCAACAATTAtcagatgaagaaaaattagcTTCTGGTGTCACCAAGGATTTGATTCGTGTTTCTGTTGGTACTGAATTCATTGATGATATCATTGCCGATTTCCAACAATCTTTCGAAAAGATTTTTAATGGGGTTCCACCAAAATAA
- the TBLA0C04410 gene encoding uncharacterized protein, with translation MSNIFDLRRNSNTPFLHYCSASEESITPLDTPVTRIQTIRKPTKKNSSDMLTSSQSISALKNQIKELQQEVCDLKLINETDSAKKNKENEILSLSPRNYIANSRTGLTVDSLKKNRSEPRDTSFSLKINLTDENIKSLSAHNFHLYQIHWEVFDPTFHYFQRYLNPSNIINISKLEPAPVDINNPKNTDVVNLIIWYNRFKENMKSLGLYTFVYVKPFNYASANPIEINEHQFLMHFILPRILPKRYKFYDYFPFHQAINELLIYYLPKDVQSTIIKLLNSINIDYNFYFPDLYRRIEAINGLQLLFGIEDISKEDIIRRIISSSIRNLFCIEPKVKFWSDHITTISISKIVEDIREIIEITPKNSKKSFENYNRFNNYENYFDTTVVRKNRKISTNKSFNVTTSKLNNIKKRRYKSKNRSKKPVLKNRINPREKKHRRNNIHSICEK, from the coding sequence ATGAGTAACATTTTTGATTTGAGAAGAAACTCAAATACTccatttcttcattattgttCAGCGTCAGAAGAATCTATCACCCCATTAGATACCCCAGTAACCCGTATACAAACTATTAGAAAGccaactaaaaaaaattctagTGATATGCTAACTTCTTCACAATCAATATCAGccttaaaaaatcaaataaaagaattacaGCAAGAGGTATgtgatttaaaattaataaatgaaacaGACAGcgcaaagaaaaataaagaaaatgagATTTTAAGTTTATCGCCTAGAAATTATATAGCAAATAGTAGAACAGGCCTAACTGTTGATagtttaaagaaaaatagatCGGAACCAAGAGATACCTccttttcattaaaaatcAACCTAACTGACGAGAATATCAAGAGTCTAAGCGCCCataattttcatctttaccAAATTCATTGGGAAGTATTTGATCCAacatttcattattttcaacgATATTTGAATCCTTCGAacataattaatatatcaaaaCTGGAGCCTGCTCCTGTTGatataaataatccaaaaAATACTGATGTAGTTAACTTGATTATTTGGTATAATAGattcaaagaaaatatgAAGTCATTAGGATTATATACTTTTGTTTATGTTAAACCGTTTAACTATGCATCAGCTAatccaattgaaattaatgaacATCAATTCTTAATGCATTTTATATTACCCAGAATCTTgccaaaaagatataaattttatgaTTATTTCCCATTCCATCAGGCCATCAACGAGCTcctaatatattatttaccCAAAGATGTGCAGAGTACAATtataaaacttttaaactcaattaatattgattacaatttttatttcccTGATTTATATAGAAGAATAGAAGCAATAAATGGGCTACAATTACTCTTTGGAATAGAAGACATCTCTAAAGAAGATATAATTCGGAGAATAATAAGCTCATCTATAAGAAACTTGTTTTGTATTGAACCTAAAGTAAAATTTTGGAGTGATCATATTACCACAATTTCAATCAGTAAAATAGTTGAAGATATACGAGAAATAATTGAGATAACACCAAAGAATTCGAAgaaatcatttgaaaattataatagattcaataattatgaaaattattttgatacTACAGTTGTAAGAAAAAATAGGAAAATTTCTACAAacaaatcatttaatgTCACAACttcaaaattgaataatatcaagaaaagaagatataaatcaaaaaatagAAGTAAGAAGCctgttttaaaaaacagGATTAATCCAAGAGAAAAGAAGCatagaagaaataatattcacTCTATTTGTGAAAAGTAG